One segment of Pleomorphomonas sp. PLEO DNA contains the following:
- a CDS encoding ABC transporter ATP-binding protein: protein MSEKPAIRIDRVSKTFRLGDGQQLTALSDIDLSIASGEFVALLGPSGCGKSTILRLVAALEEATAGRVTIEGRAPDELCHSHRLGVAFQDHALLPWLDIEANVTLPFHLAGRPVDGARVKDLIALVGLTGFEKARPKQLSGGMRQRASIARALVLEPEVLLLDEPFGALDAVTRRQMNVELQRIWSRHRITTLLVTHSVDEALFLADRVVVMSGRPGRVILDIPAPFERPRAPAVMREQAFHDLVDRLTEALEPEGAAA, encoded by the coding sequence ATGTCAGAAAAGCCCGCCATCCGCATAGATCGTGTCAGCAAGACCTTTCGCCTCGGCGACGGCCAACAGCTGACGGCGCTGTCCGACATCGACCTCTCCATCGCGTCTGGCGAATTCGTCGCCTTGCTCGGCCCTTCGGGTTGCGGCAAGAGCACGATCCTGCGCCTCGTGGCGGCGCTTGAAGAGGCGACAGCCGGCCGCGTCACCATCGAGGGCCGGGCGCCGGACGAACTTTGCCACAGTCATCGGCTCGGCGTCGCCTTCCAGGATCATGCCCTGCTCCCCTGGCTCGATATCGAGGCCAACGTCACCCTACCGTTTCACCTCGCCGGGCGGCCGGTGGATGGCGCGCGGGTCAAGGATCTGATCGCCCTGGTCGGCTTGACCGGGTTCGAAAAGGCTCGACCCAAGCAACTATCGGGCGGCATGCGCCAACGCGCTTCCATCGCCCGTGCCTTGGTGCTTGAGCCGGAAGTCCTCCTGCTCGACGAACCGTTCGGCGCCCTCGACGCGGTGACGCGCCGACAGATGAACGTGGAACTGCAACGTATCTGGAGCCGCCACCGCATCACCACGCTGCTGGTGACCCACTCCGTCGACGAAGCATTGTTCCTTGCCGACCGTGTCGTGGTGATGAGCGGGCGACCAGGCCGTGTCATTCTCGACATTCCAGCTCCCTTTGAACGGCCGCGCGCTCCGGCCGTGATGCGCGAACAAGCATTCCATGACCTTGTCGACAGGCTGACCGAAGCGCTGGAACCAGAGGGCGCCGCCGCATGA
- a CDS encoding ABC transporter permease gives MTSARSQSLMLGLIGVLVFLATWEVIGTYRLAGLTWPPLSTVLAFLSTPAKLPLFGRAAAATFTSVGIGYLCGGFGGLVLALVSHLIAPVRPGLDRLIAVIHAVPSIALAPLLIVLASADVTPPIISGLGVGYIFYVAATSGLATAGASHRDLFAVLGAGRLSTALRLDLPSALPAIASAMKLSVPIAFIGAIIGEWFGASRGLGLLIVSAMQNFQIPLLWSAVLITAVASLSMFALFSLLERLVQERMR, from the coding sequence ATGACGTCTGCCCGCAGCCAGTCCTTGATGCTCGGCTTGATAGGCGTGCTTGTGTTTCTGGCCACCTGGGAGGTGATCGGCACCTACCGTCTCGCCGGGCTTACCTGGCCGCCACTATCCACAGTGCTTGCCTTCCTGTCGACGCCGGCCAAGCTGCCGTTGTTCGGCCGAGCCGCCGCGGCGACCTTCACGTCGGTCGGCATCGGATATCTATGCGGAGGCTTCGGCGGGCTGGTTCTGGCGCTCGTCAGTCATCTGATTGCTCCTGTTCGTCCGGGCCTTGACCGGCTGATTGCCGTGATCCACGCCGTCCCGTCGATCGCGCTGGCGCCACTGTTGATCGTGCTGGCGAGCGCCGACGTGACACCGCCAATCATCTCAGGCCTCGGCGTCGGCTACATCTTCTACGTCGCCGCGACCTCGGGTCTGGCAACGGCCGGCGCGTCCCATCGCGATCTCTTCGCCGTGCTGGGAGCCGGCCGGCTGTCCACCGCCCTCCGGCTCGACCTGCCATCGGCACTGCCGGCCATCGCGTCGGCGATGAAGCTCTCGGTGCCGATCGCGTTTATAGGCGCCATCATCGGAGAGTGGTTTGGCGCCTCGCGTGGGCTGGGGCTATTGATCGTGTCGGCCATGCAGAATTTCCAGATTCCTCTGCTGTGGAGCGCCGTGCTGATCACCGCCGTCGCGTCGCTATCCATGTTTGCTCTATTCAGCCTGCTGGAGCGTCTGGTGCAGGAGCGCATGCGATGA
- a CDS encoding ABC transporter permease → MTSTALNSVSHVARRYWAVALVVAGWQIWVSAAGLSSIVLPGPLAVLRDFVGDPLSYAAPAGRTFIVAIVGLLLGFTLGGALAVLSWSSRLLNGLLTPLGLIFTSIPVVTLIPIIARLLGYDVRTVIAIVALICFFPAFVYVGAGLRALPPGSDDLFRVFGGSRRQRFLRLVLPSSVPNLMLAFRLTAPEAVLAAVVAEFLMGTDGLGYMFRKAAGEFDTERALATSLIATITSVACFGLALAAERRVLRRWT, encoded by the coding sequence ATGACCTCCACCGCTCTCAACTCGGTCTCTCATGTGGCGCGGCGCTATTGGGCCGTAGCGCTGGTTGTCGCCGGCTGGCAGATCTGGGTCTCGGCCGCCGGTTTGTCGTCGATCGTGCTGCCGGGGCCGCTGGCCGTCCTGAGGGATTTCGTCGGCGATCCCCTGAGTTACGCGGCGCCGGCTGGCCGCACCTTCATCGTCGCCATCGTCGGCCTGTTGCTCGGCTTCACGCTGGGCGGCGCATTGGCGGTGCTGAGTTGGTCATCGCGCCTTCTGAATGGCCTGCTGACCCCGCTCGGCCTGATCTTCACCTCGATCCCCGTGGTGACGCTCATCCCGATCATCGCGCGATTGCTGGGATATGACGTCAGGACGGTCATCGCCATCGTCGCCCTGATCTGCTTCTTCCCGGCCTTCGTTTATGTTGGCGCCGGCCTCCGCGCGCTGCCGCCCGGCAGTGACGATCTGTTTCGCGTTTTTGGTGGCTCTCGGCGCCAGCGCTTCCTGCGCCTCGTGCTGCCGTCGTCGGTGCCCAACCTGATGCTGGCCTTTCGCCTGACGGCGCCCGAGGCGGTTCTCGCCGCCGTCGTCGCCGAGTTCCTGATGGGGACCGACGGCCTCGGTTACATGTTTCGCAAGGCAGCCGGCGAGTTCGATACCGAACGCGCCTTGGCCACCTCGCTGATCGCCACCATTACCTCGGTGGCCTGTTTCGGCCTGGCGCTCGCCGCCGAGCGTCGCGTTCTCCGCCGCTGGACCTGA
- a CDS encoding AAA family ATPase codes for MVKVQQPPDPWQRTTTEHGFFADEVISALQKCTRRGMTDNVLLLGWEMFVTSPEMEEMMWSRLCVMAVEDIGLGNPNAPILIETLYQQHKRYPRPAGDRFLFAAHAIRVLTKSDKDRTSDDMVNWAKRSIELGDNLPEIPDVALDMHTRRGQEMGRDYLFFMSEASKVIPEVKDKDQKYKEWILKALADGRLT; via the coding sequence ATGGTCAAGGTTCAACAGCCCCCCGATCCGTGGCAGCGCACCACCACCGAGCATGGCTTCTTCGCCGACGAGGTCATTTCCGCCCTGCAAAAATGTACCCGACGCGGCATGACCGACAACGTTCTGCTGCTCGGCTGGGAGATGTTTGTCACCAGCCCGGAAATGGAAGAGATGATGTGGTCCCGCCTGTGCGTGATGGCGGTTGAGGATATCGGCCTCGGCAATCCCAATGCCCCCATCCTCATCGAGACGCTCTACCAGCAGCACAAGCGCTATCCGCGCCCGGCCGGCGACCGCTTCCTGTTCGCCGCCCACGCCATTCGCGTTCTGACCAAGAGCGACAAGGACCGCACCTCCGACGACATGGTCAATTGGGCGAAGCGTTCGATCGAACTCGGGGACAACCTGCCTGAAATCCCTGACGTCGCGCTCGATATGCACACCCGACGTGGTCAGGAGATGGGTCGCGACTACCTGTTCTTCATGTCCGAGGCATCGAAGGTCATTCCCGAGGTCAAGGACAAGGATCAAAAATACAAGGAGTGGATCCTGAAGGCGCTCGCGGACGGGAGGCTGACATGA
- a CDS encoding nucleoside 2-deoxyribosyltransferase, whose product MSRPRAYLAGPEVFLSDSAAVIASKRELALSYGFQPNGIAEEELDPTGLSLFEFGRRISLANEKAMRGSDLIIANLTPFRGISADIGTAFEVGFMCALGRAAYGYTNTARPYFERLRDDYYHGAIAKTADGATRGPDGMMVEDHGMVDNLMLDGGIETLGGILVRRQVEPDNLWSDLSAFEDCLRAAAVRFGLARPT is encoded by the coding sequence ATGAGCCGACCGCGCGCTTATCTCGCCGGGCCGGAGGTCTTCCTCTCGGATAGCGCGGCGGTCATCGCTTCCAAGAGAGAGCTCGCACTCTCCTATGGCTTCCAGCCCAACGGCATCGCCGAGGAGGAGCTCGACCCGACAGGGCTGTCGCTGTTCGAGTTCGGCCGCCGTATCAGTCTTGCCAACGAAAAGGCCATGCGAGGGTCGGACCTGATTATCGCCAACCTGACGCCCTTTCGGGGCATTTCGGCCGACATCGGTACGGCCTTTGAAGTCGGCTTCATGTGCGCGCTCGGCCGAGCGGCCTATGGCTACACCAACACGGCGCGCCCCTACTTCGAGCGGCTGAGGGACGATTATTACCATGGCGCCATCGCCAAGACGGCCGACGGCGCCACCCGCGGTCCGGACGGCATGATGGTGGAAGACCATGGAATGGTCGACAACCTGATGCTCGATGGCGGCATCGAGACGCTCGGCGGCATCCTGGTCCGCCGGCAGGTCGAGCCGGATAATCTGTGGTCAGATCTCTCCGCCTTCGAGGACTGCCTCAGGGCGGCGGCTGTGCGGTTTGGGCTAGCGAGGCCGACTTGA
- a CDS encoding amidohydrolase family protein, which yields MALLIRNGRIFANDSSGTEIDGGDILVVDDRIAAIGPDLSAEAARHPDIEVIDARRSLVLPGFIDAHMHSNEGFEMGRYDNLPLEIWLSEVYPPFGAPTLSWREHYLRAMLVGIVSIRSGVTALQDDVINMAFTPDAVDATATAYRDLGLKGWLTASMWDEGFLDSLPPFTASLMDADLRDRLATLKTPGRAEQISLFHELRDRWHDKDGMRIILGPCGPQRCSPELLEEVGELSRTLDLPIHCHVLETKTQAVTGETKYGMTLPAFLDKVGCMTHRLTMNHAIWLTDADMEMMGSAGASTTHNPLANLKLGSGVSPIRKLKQAGVNVALGCDGVASADSADIFQAIKVASGLHKIGSHDFHSWVSAHEVYEMATHAAARSSLMQKEVASLEVGKKADIILLDRYDWGFLPLHDIRNQIAFSVNSEAVRMVITDGRVVMADRKLTRVDEAALREEISEAAERFRRDYCPEMSAGAATVRPALEAMHFKATAMNVPAGHLPLRLPPAAAKTVGYPID from the coding sequence ATGGCCCTTTTGATCCGAAATGGACGTATTTTCGCAAACGACAGTTCCGGTACTGAAATCGACGGCGGTGACATCTTGGTTGTTGACGACCGCATCGCCGCGATCGGTCCCGATCTGTCGGCCGAGGCGGCGCGGCATCCGGATATCGAAGTCATCGACGCTAGGCGCTCTCTGGTTCTGCCCGGTTTTATCGACGCCCATATGCACTCGAACGAGGGTTTCGAGATGGGGCGCTATGACAACCTGCCGCTGGAGATCTGGCTGTCGGAGGTCTATCCGCCATTTGGCGCTCCGACGCTTTCCTGGCGGGAGCATTACCTCAGGGCCATGCTGGTCGGCATCGTCTCCATTCGCTCCGGCGTCACCGCGCTGCAAGACGACGTCATCAATATGGCGTTCACGCCTGACGCCGTCGACGCCACCGCGACCGCCTATCGCGACCTTGGCCTAAAGGGCTGGCTCACCGCGTCCATGTGGGATGAGGGCTTTCTCGACAGCCTGCCGCCCTTCACCGCCAGCCTGATGGATGCCGATCTGCGCGATCGACTGGCAACGCTGAAGACGCCGGGGCGCGCCGAGCAGATCTCTCTTTTCCACGAACTGCGCGACCGCTGGCACGACAAGGATGGCATGCGCATCATCCTGGGCCCCTGCGGCCCGCAGCGCTGTTCGCCGGAGTTGCTCGAGGAGGTGGGCGAACTGTCACGGACGCTCGATCTGCCGATCCACTGCCACGTCCTCGAAACCAAGACGCAGGCGGTCACCGGTGAGACCAAGTATGGCATGACGTTGCCGGCCTTCCTCGACAAGGTTGGCTGCATGACCCACCGCCTCACCATGAACCACGCCATCTGGCTGACCGATGCCGACATGGAGATGATGGGGTCGGCGGGCGCCTCCACCACGCACAATCCGCTCGCCAACCTCAAGCTCGGTTCGGGTGTTTCGCCGATCCGCAAGCTCAAGCAGGCGGGTGTCAACGTCGCGCTCGGCTGCGACGGTGTCGCCTCGGCCGACAGCGCTGATATCTTCCAGGCGATCAAGGTCGCCTCGGGCCTGCACAAGATCGGCAGCCACGATTTCCATTCCTGGGTGTCCGCCCATGAGGTCTATGAGATGGCGACGCACGCCGCTGCCCGGTCCAGCTTGATGCAGAAAGAGGTTGCCTCGCTCGAGGTCGGCAAGAAGGCCGATATCATCCTGCTCGACCGCTATGATTGGGGCTTCCTGCCGTTGCATGACATCCGCAACCAGATCGCCTTCTCGGTGAATTCCGAGGCGGTCAGGATGGTCATCACCGACGGCCGGGTGGTGATGGCCGACCGCAAACTCACCCGAGTGGACGAAGCGGCTCTTCGTGAGGAAATTTCCGAGGCCGCCGAGCGGTTTAGGCGCGATTATTGTCCGGAAATGAGCGCCGGTGCTGCGACCGTTCGCCCGGCGCTTGAAGCCATGCACTTCAAGGCGACGGCGATGAATGTGCCGGCTGGTCACTTGCCCCTGCGCCTGCCGCCGGCAGCAGCCAAGACCGTTGGCTATCCAATTGATTGA
- a CDS encoding LysR family transcriptional regulator — MRADRRHEICFDDIAGLSGGYIANLRCKGPMLRPIEHGLDVRLMRIFLILIEECSVSRTAVRLGQSQPAVSLALKRLREILGDPLLVRSGAHLVPTERGAEIGRRMAAILAEIDGMVLNVETFEPSTDMRNLRIQAANCLGTFFLPRIAAALRREAPAMQVDFSAIPDERDIFEEMETGTIDLTIGNWPAPRENLRIAPLLDADMVLVMRRDHPMAERAELTLEEYLALEHLSPTPTASAAISPVDGRLAQLDRKRRISMTVPEFTLVPSVLAASTGLVFTSSRPFAEEMATNMPFALVDAPPELGLMKFYLLWHERAHHSPFNRWLRSLVRRVSQEPSDHESIQSSKKQAVSILPS; from the coding sequence GTGCGCGCCGACCGGCGGCATGAAATCTGCTTTGACGATATCGCCGGATTGTCCGGCGGATACATTGCAAACCTGAGGTGTAAAGGACCAATGCTTCGCCCGATCGAACATGGACTTGACGTGCGCCTGATGCGCATCTTCCTGATTTTGATCGAGGAATGCTCTGTTTCCCGAACAGCGGTTCGCCTCGGTCAGAGCCAGCCGGCGGTCAGTCTGGCATTGAAACGACTGAGGGAAATCCTGGGGGATCCCCTCCTGGTCCGCTCCGGCGCCCATCTGGTGCCAACCGAACGCGGTGCCGAGATCGGCCGGCGGATGGCTGCCATCCTTGCCGAAATTGATGGCATGGTGCTCAACGTGGAGACATTCGAGCCGTCTACCGACATGCGCAACCTGCGCATACAGGCGGCAAACTGTCTCGGTACCTTCTTCCTGCCTCGGATCGCCGCTGCCCTGCGACGAGAGGCGCCGGCCATGCAGGTCGACTTCAGTGCGATCCCCGACGAGCGCGACATTTTCGAGGAGATGGAGACGGGAACCATCGACCTGACCATCGGCAACTGGCCAGCTCCACGCGAAAACCTTCGAATCGCGCCGCTGCTTGACGCCGACATGGTGCTGGTCATGCGACGCGATCACCCGATGGCGGAACGGGCCGAGCTCACTCTCGAGGAATATCTGGCGCTGGAGCACCTGTCGCCCACCCCAACGGCGTCCGCGGCAATCAGTCCGGTTGACGGGCGCCTGGCCCAACTCGATCGCAAGCGGCGCATCTCGATGACCGTCCCGGAATTCACCCTCGTACCATCGGTGCTGGCCGCCTCGACCGGGCTGGTATTCACCTCCAGCCGACCGTTCGCGGAGGAAATGGCCACCAACATGCCGTTCGCGCTGGTGGATGCACCTCCGGAACTCGGGCTCATGAAGTTTTACCTGCTGTGGCATGAGCGCGCCCACCATTCCCCCTTCAACCGTTGGCTCAGATCGTTGGTGCGGCGCGTCTCTCAGGAGCCATCCGACCACGAGTCCATACAGTCGTCGAAAAAACAGGCAGTCTCCATATTGCCTAGCTGA
- a CDS encoding extracellular solute-binding protein, with translation MSDNRLSKAGVACLAATMLVTAGLPAFAQDFKGKTLVVGTWGGDIERLLRQNAAEPLEKETGAKVEFVLGGSGDRMARIYAEKANPTMDVAFVNIYEAPQALKDGVVDAPDPNAPYFKDVWDGMNNGCYAMSLVGLGIAYNKKLVSAPPEWADMWKPEFKGKIALSSYPGSEGDGVLGVAARLAGKDEHNPDAAFGKLKELTPIAMTYTNLDEIFAMMDAGEVAMAPMISGYVLAALKTHPDIGFSFPKSPGPVLVRDMLCLVKNSPEPELAKKFAALALGVKNQTDYAEQLYFGPTNKNVKLSPEVSADVIDTPDEVKGLLQLDWPYVISQRADWTQRWNKEILGQ, from the coding sequence ATGTCGGACAACAGACTTTCCAAGGCTGGCGTAGCCTGTCTCGCGGCCACCATGCTCGTGACGGCGGGTCTCCCCGCCTTCGCTCAGGACTTCAAGGGCAAGACCCTGGTGGTCGGCACCTGGGGTGGCGATATCGAACGTCTCCTTCGCCAGAACGCGGCCGAACCGCTGGAAAAGGAGACAGGCGCCAAGGTTGAGTTCGTCCTTGGCGGCTCAGGCGACCGCATGGCGCGCATCTATGCCGAAAAAGCCAACCCGACGATGGATGTCGCCTTCGTCAACATCTACGAAGCACCGCAGGCGTTGAAGGACGGCGTCGTTGACGCTCCCGATCCGAACGCCCCCTATTTCAAAGACGTCTGGGACGGCATGAACAATGGCTGCTACGCCATGTCTCTGGTCGGCCTCGGTATTGCCTACAACAAGAAGCTCGTATCGGCACCGCCGGAATGGGCCGACATGTGGAAGCCGGAGTTCAAGGGCAAGATCGCTCTTTCGAGCTACCCCGGTTCTGAAGGCGATGGCGTCCTTGGCGTTGCCGCCCGCCTCGCCGGCAAGGATGAGCACAATCCCGACGCCGCCTTCGGCAAGCTCAAGGAGCTGACGCCGATCGCCATGACCTACACCAACCTCGACGAAATCTTCGCCATGATGGACGCCGGTGAGGTGGCCATGGCGCCGATGATCTCTGGCTACGTGCTCGCCGCGCTCAAGACCCATCCCGATATCGGCTTCTCATTCCCGAAAAGCCCTGGCCCGGTGCTGGTGCGCGACATGCTCTGCCTGGTCAAGAACTCGCCCGAGCCGGAACTGGCCAAGAAGTTCGCGGCGCTGGCTCTCGGCGTCAAGAACCAAACGGACTATGCCGAGCAGCTCTACTTCGGCCCAACCAACAAGAACGTCAAACTGTCGCCTGAGGTATCGGCCGATGTCATCGATACCCCTGACGAGGTGAAGGGTCTCCTGCAGCTCGACTGGCCCTATGTCATCTCGCAGCGCGCCGACTGGACCCAACGCTGGAACAAGGAAATCCTCGGCCAATAA
- a CDS encoding ABC transporter permease, which translates to MPMPPSILLLLPALALSAVVFLAPFLWLASTSFRTQAEGSLLLADGFSIHNYARLLADPFFLEVLLRTLAYSIVTTAISLVVALPVARFIVTRAGRLKGILLALMLVPLVSGALLPSLGMLHLMGPLGVVNGAARLLGLPTVKLLGTPAGILIGLVQSFLPLMVLPLVNTLARLPGDLEQAAASLGASAAATWRRVILPLATPGIVAGSVLVFCATFTSFVTPQVLGQGHIATFGTVAYQQAGQVLDWPFASALAMVALAMIGLLQAAIVIGSRLSRRQEARQ; encoded by the coding sequence TTGCCGATGCCGCCGTCGATCCTGCTCCTGCTACCTGCGCTCGCGCTTTCGGCCGTTGTGTTTCTCGCCCCCTTCCTCTGGCTGGCGAGCACATCCTTTCGCACCCAGGCCGAGGGATCGCTGCTGCTGGCCGATGGATTTTCCATTCACAATTATGCCCGCCTTTTGGCCGACCCGTTCTTTCTCGAAGTTCTCTTGCGGACACTGGCCTACAGCATCGTCACGACAGCCATTTCGCTTGTTGTCGCGCTACCGGTGGCCCGTTTCATTGTTACCCGTGCCGGCCGTCTCAAAGGTATCCTGCTGGCGCTGATGCTGGTGCCTCTGGTCTCCGGCGCACTGTTGCCCTCGCTCGGCATGCTTCACCTGATGGGACCGCTCGGCGTGGTCAACGGCGCCGCTCGCCTTCTTGGCCTGCCGACGGTGAAACTGCTCGGTACGCCGGCCGGTATCCTGATCGGACTGGTCCAATCCTTCCTGCCGCTGATGGTCTTGCCGCTGGTCAATACGTTGGCTCGCCTGCCTGGAGATCTCGAGCAGGCGGCCGCTTCGCTAGGCGCATCGGCAGCCGCCACCTGGCGTCGCGTGATACTGCCGCTGGCAACGCCTGGCATCGTCGCCGGCTCGGTGCTGGTGTTCTGCGCCACCTTCACCTCCTTTGTGACGCCGCAGGTTCTGGGACAAGGCCACATCGCAACCTTCGGCACAGTCGCCTACCAACAGGCGGGCCAAGTGCTCGACTGGCCGTTCGCCTCCGCGCTGGCCATGGTCGCGCTGGCCATGATCGGCCTACTTCAGGCAGCCATCGTCATTGGCAGCCGTCTCTCCCGTCGACAGGAGGCCCGCCAATGA
- a CDS encoding ABC transporter permease, protein MIPRLWRWLHTVWTGLAYVVVLAPIIVLILASFDDSNFFRFPPQRLSFRWFEAAAISREYQSALGISSLVALLSAAIAVVTGSLAAYVLVRHRPRGARIIEAILLAPLVLPLIVWAIALMQIYSALSLSGTLTGLVLAHTVITLPYAVRIMHATFERIDPQLEAAAVSLGARPFDVARRVVIPLALPGLLTSAAFSLLVSFNDVIVSALIAGGRWMTFPVRLYSQLRGQGVDPTTLAIGAGIIAIILLAAVVGELTMKWSRQV, encoded by the coding sequence ATGATCCCGCGTCTTTGGCGATGGCTCCACACGGTATGGACAGGGCTCGCCTATGTGGTTGTGCTGGCGCCGATCATCGTCCTGATCCTCGCCTCGTTCGACGACAGCAATTTCTTCCGCTTTCCGCCGCAACGGCTGTCATTTCGCTGGTTCGAAGCAGCGGCCATCAGCCGCGAATATCAAAGCGCGCTCGGCATCTCATCGTTGGTAGCTCTGCTTTCGGCCGCCATCGCGGTCGTCACCGGCTCACTCGCCGCCTACGTGCTCGTTCGCCATCGCCCCCGTGGTGCTCGGATCATTGAAGCCATTCTGCTGGCTCCGCTGGTGCTGCCGTTGATCGTCTGGGCGATCGCCCTGATGCAGATCTACTCGGCGTTAAGCCTCTCGGGCACGCTGACTGGTCTGGTCCTGGCGCATACCGTGATCACCCTGCCCTACGCGGTGCGTATCATGCATGCCACCTTCGAGCGCATCGACCCGCAGTTGGAGGCGGCCGCCGTGAGCCTGGGTGCCCGGCCATTCGATGTTGCGCGCCGTGTCGTCATACCGCTTGCTCTGCCAGGCCTGCTGACCTCGGCGGCCTTCTCGCTGCTTGTCTCGTTCAACGACGTGATCGTTTCGGCGCTGATCGCCGGCGGCCGTTGGATGACCTTTCCCGTCCGCCTCTACTCGCAGCTGCGCGGTCAGGGCGTCGACCCCACAACGCTCGCCATCGGCGCGGGCATCATCGCGATCATCCTCCTCGCGGCCGTCGTCGGGGAGCTGACCATGAAATGGTCGCGGCAAGTGTGA
- a CDS encoding nucleoside phosphorylase, translating into MTDYPYLDRMPKFERDGIPSLTGFRRESVASKVVLAVRDPLVVGEGAAEDQIVAELEGAEQVARTGLFTTYTGRYRGVPISVVLGGSGSPEAELALMDLFNYTDCDTVIRIGGCGAWGEKVRVGDIVISSGAVRDEGMTKAHVRVEYPAVSDWRVVAAMAAEAEAIGHPFHVGITRSGDSEYCGWGKPGPGGYLQDDHKQIIDYWRRAGILNTDREAAAILTLSSLYGRRGGAVSSVGDNVVTGEPHRSGSGQRNAILVGLGALARLAEEAR; encoded by the coding sequence ATGACAGATTATCCTTATCTCGACCGCATGCCGAAGTTCGAACGCGACGGCATTCCCTCGCTCACCGGCTTCCGGCGCGAAAGCGTCGCCTCCAAGGTGGTGCTCGCCGTCCGCGATCCGCTGGTGGTCGGAGAGGGTGCCGCCGAAGACCAGATCGTCGCCGAACTTGAGGGTGCGGAGCAAGTGGCGCGCACCGGTCTTTTCACCACCTACACCGGGCGCTATCGCGGCGTGCCGATTTCGGTCGTGCTCGGCGGTTCCGGATCGCCGGAAGCCGAACTCGCGCTGATGGATCTCTTCAACTACACCGACTGCGATACGGTGATCCGTATCGGCGGCTGCGGCGCCTGGGGCGAAAAGGTGCGCGTCGGCGACATCGTCATTTCCTCCGGTGCCGTCCGCGACGAGGGGATGACCAAAGCGCATGTCCGCGTGGAATATCCGGCGGTCTCAGACTGGCGCGTCGTCGCCGCCATGGCTGCCGAGGCTGAAGCGATCGGCCATCCCTTCCACGTCGGCATCACCCGGTCCGGCGACAGTGAATATTGTGGCTGGGGCAAGCCCGGCCCTGGTGGTTATCTCCAGGACGACCACAAGCAGATCATCGATTACTGGCGGCGCGCCGGCATCCTCAACACCGATCGCGAGGCCGCGGCCATCCTGACGCTTTCTAGCCTTTATGGCCGTCGTGGCGGCGCCGTCTCGTCGGTTGGCGACAACGTCGTAACCGGCGAGCCGCACCGCTCCGGCTCCGGGCAGCGCAACGCCATTCTGGTCGGGCTCGGCGCACTGGCGCGCCTTGCCGAGGAGGCGCGATGA
- a CDS encoding ABC transporter ATP-binding protein, translated as MKDYLHIEEITKRFGETDVLKGISLTIPKGDFVALLGPSGCGKSTLLKIISGLETETAGRIRLSGEWLAGVPAFRRDIGVVFQSYALFPHLSVAENVRFGLDMRQMGRAEANERVREALDLVKLDGLSERMPRQLSGGQQQRVAIARALAIRPRLLLLDEPLSNLDAILRKSVRVDLRELHDRVGATTVMVTHDQEEAMSMADKVAVMHDGAIEQWGSPEDIYERPATAFIGTFVGNPPASLVKARRHLSGGWSIGGTTWTPDPALTDKLDKVRNLEITLGLRAERIDIVDRDTPGAFVAELTSSEYLGGERLLHFLVDDHRVSVAHAGAALEAGQFVGLRPRTADVMLFDINTGLRIDAR; from the coding sequence ATGAAGGACTATCTCCACATCGAGGAGATCACCAAGCGCTTCGGCGAGACCGATGTCCTGAAGGGAATTTCGCTCACCATACCCAAAGGCGATTTCGTGGCGCTGCTCGGCCCCTCGGGTTGCGGCAAGTCGACACTGCTCAAGATCATCTCCGGCCTCGAGACCGAAACGGCGGGTCGCATCCGCCTTTCCGGTGAGTGGCTGGCCGGGGTGCCTGCCTTCCGGCGTGACATCGGCGTGGTCTTTCAAAGCTACGCCCTTTTCCCACACCTGAGCGTCGCCGAAAACGTCCGCTTCGGTCTCGACATGCGGCAGATGGGCCGCGCCGAAGCCAACGAACGAGTGCGCGAGGCGCTCGATCTCGTCAAACTCGACGGCCTCAGCGAGCGTATGCCCCGCCAGTTGTCCGGCGGCCAGCAGCAACGCGTTGCGATTGCGCGCGCACTGGCCATACGCCCCAGACTTCTGTTGCTCGACGAGCCACTCAGCAACCTCGACGCCATCCTGCGCAAGAGCGTGCGCGTCGACCTGCGTGAGCTGCACGACCGCGTCGGCGCGACCACCGTCATGGTGACGCACGACCAAGAGGAAGCGATGAGCATGGCCGACAAGGTGGCGGTGATGCATGATGGCGCCATTGAGCAATGGGGCAGCCCCGAAGATATTTATGAGCGTCCCGCCACCGCCTTTATCGGCACCTTTGTCGGCAATCCGCCCGCCAGCCTCGTGAAGGCTCGCCGACATCTTTCCGGAGGCTGGAGTATTGGTGGCACAACCTGGACACCCGATCCCGCGCTGACTGACAAGCTGGACAAGGTGCGGAATCTTGAAATCACGCTCGGACTTCGAGCCGAGCGGATCGACATCGTCGACCGCGATACGCCGGGTGCTTTTGTCGCGGAGCTCACATCGTCGGAATATCTTGGCGGCGAGCGCTTGCTGCATTTCCTCGTAGACGATCATCGCGTTTCGGTCGCCCATGCCGGCGCTGCCCTGGAAGCCGGGCAGTTCGTCGGTCTCCGCCCGAGAACCGCCGACGTGATGCTGTTCGACATCAATACCGGCCTCAGGATCGATGCCCGATGA